Proteins from one Macrobrachium rosenbergii isolate ZJJX-2024 chromosome 14, ASM4041242v1, whole genome shotgun sequence genomic window:
- the LOC136846169 gene encoding ribonuclease P protein subunit p20-like — translation MAAEVGDSLICISSPGGGINTGKGVNIPIGPEEQALSRLLPRYLPRHPNHIYVSANTDFKNQFLRGKTILSSGEDFVIVHGLGTGMERAINLAHEIKNAIPRARLAASTSGFHVSEELGFMLTGDRQTRSSTVIHMKISVPPKQEDNKGTGEVKGT, via the exons ATGGCTGCAGAAGTGGGCGACTCACTCATCTGTATTTCATCTCCTGGAGGTGGCATTAACACTGGTAAGGGCGTTAATATTCCCATTGGCCCAGAAGAGCAAGCATTATCTCGACTTCTTCCAAGATACCTACCTCGGCATCCTAATCACATATATGTCAGTGCAAATACTGATTTTAAG AATCAGTTTCTCCGTGGGAAAACCATTTTGTCAAGTGGTGAAGACTTTGTCATTGTTCATGGTTTAGGCACTGGTATGGAGAGGGCTATCAATCTAGCTCACGAAATAAAGAATGCAATACCCAGAGCAAGACTTGCAGCATCTACATCAGGATTTCACGTCAGTG AGGAGCTTGGATTCATGTTAACTGGAGATCGACAGACAAGGTCATCAACTGTCATTCATATGAAAATTTCTGTACCTCCAAAGCAAGAAGACAACAAGGGTACTGGAGAAGTTAAAGGAACGTAG